The nucleotide window CACGGTACTTGAAcatgcgatcatttgattgctGGTACAATGCACTATAGtacttgcagtgtattgtgcaattTGCATCATCCTATTATTAGGGGAAACAACGCAGCAGACCTGGGGCTTTCACTAGTGCAGCGGGCCCCGCAGGGGGCGTTGGGCtgacagaatcccccccccctttgtctgttagatgccgtggtcgctatttagCACCAGTATTTGTCATTTAGCCAATCGTGTGACTAATAAGCAACTTTGCTCTTCTCTAGCCGCTGAACCTCTTATGTAGATTCTTTTATCTCAATAGAGCTTGATAAATAAAAACACAGTCTTGGAAAATCTAATACCTGGAGATATCACAAATGTCTTTTcctctgttttattttttgttggtGACAGTTCTTCAGCGATCAGAATCAGGGGATCACATTCTGAAACACATAAAAACATGACAATGAACAGCAAAAGTGTTTTGTCAATGCAAGTGGAGCTTGGGCTGCTGGAATCTgctgggagagagcgtgcacgtaAACCTGCAACCTCTAATCCGTAACCACTCTGGTCGACAGAATCTAAGGCGACGCTAAGGTGTTCACCAAAGCTGACCGCAAGGTGAGATGagctttgctgcttagaacccaggttgtcttaacagaATGTAGTTTTGGAAAAGAGGTGCAATGtaggcaaacctgagctggaaaccaaACGGCCAataggttaactgaaagtccagaaacggagtagaggtaaccagacaagccacggtcaaaaccagtcgagagcggataatcagaatcggtaggcagagggttaacgagagacaagccgaggtcagtatacacgaggtccagaaaacagaaatgcaggagcagtcaggagcttgatcagaaaccaggaaacaggaagattcacaagcaaagacaggagggaagagacaggtataaatacaagcccacagctgattggcagaaagacagagaagagagataggttcaaggtaaaagaagaaccgcccagaagctagataggttgtcatagcgaccttacGGGAACAGTTGTTTTCCtaacaaaaaaaatctgacaccGCAGAAGTTTACATTGATGAGCTGACAACACCACTAGTGATATATCGATAAAGGATTCTTGATACATTTATTAAAGGGCTTATCATCCATAATTAGACTTTATTGGGGTGACTAATGCTTCTGACGATAAGAAGAGCTCATCATCAACGAGATTTACAGCATATTTAAATGATCCTTCCCTTTTTACAAAAAAGAAGAGAAGGATCAACACTTTCCATCACTTTTGGCACCACCTGAACAACAGGTATTCTAGGAGTGGACTTATGTCTCATCAATGACAGTCAGTGTCATTGAAACATATAGTTGTCTATGAATGTCTACTCCTTTATTTCATAGGTCTATAATAATTTTTTGCTGGATAATTGTTTAAATGATTAACTactgccaccactagggagagcttaggagcttactgataCTGTTTGTACAGTGAActcaataacacagtatgcagtacgtttctaagctccccctagtggtggcaaaaCTTTGCTCTGTAATAGACAACCGGATCTCTGACTGTTATAAAGATAACTTAAGAAATCAAACAGCCTAAAAAATACATGATGGTAAAATGTGGAAATGTAATTTAAGCCTCTGTGGTATATGTTATATACCTTATAGTAACTTCAGGATTTATCAAAGCCAGTGCTTTTCACGTAATTTACTCATGTGCACTCACTATGGGGCTGCTGGGAAATCATTGATCTCTGTGATAACCTTCCTCCGGCTGTGGTAGAAGATTATTAGCAGTTATAGTGCACACATTATTTTAACCACAAGCCCCTAAAACGGTGGTTTAGCAGCAGTTTGCTTATAAAGAAGGAAGCCAATTGTGAAACGTGCAGCTTTTTTGCGGTGAACACATCTCACAAGACTCACTAAACTGCAATCTTGTGAAAAAGTTCACAGGGCCGGataggaatttttatttcaaccaCAAGGTTAACCTTAACAACAACGGTCAACCTCGCATACATAGATCATACCACTTTCTACTGAATTGGACCACATACTGTCCTTTCTGTGTTATGGCTGAAGCCTGATTCGATCTGTCCAGTTTGGAAGCATCTGGGCttgagcattagggtatgtttacacgtaaactcaaaaacgtctgaaaatacggagctgttctcaagggaaaacagctcctgattttcagacgttttttaagcaactcgcgtttttcgctgcattttttacggccgtttttggagctgttttcaatagagtctatggaaaaacggctccaaaaacgtcccaaaaagtgacctgcacttctttttcgcggcggttttaaaaaaaaatcagcataaaaaaacggcccataggaacagaacgcagtttttcccattgaaatcaatgggcagatgtttgaaggcgttttgcttccgtttttatggccgtttttcagcctgaaaaatggccgaaaataggccgtgtaaacatacccttagtcaacACCAATAGCATGTAAGTCGCAGGGAAATCAAATTCACTCTAGGATCAAATTCCCTCTGGGATCATAGTTAAACTATCGACTATAGTCATACACATTCGTCTATAAGTCATCAACTGGCTCTAAGGGCGACGAGATGGATGAATACTGTATAAGTGAATTATAACATTTCAAATAATATAATTCCCATGTACCTTTAACCCGAAATGACAAATTTTCAGAGAGTGGTAGTTTAATGGAGTTATCTCAAGAATAAAGGTTAtgtcctaaccacaggataggtgaaaacATGCAATAATGGTGGTCCAACCactgggaaccccaccgatcacgagaatgggAGCCTTGTTCCTCCGAATGAACTGAGTGGCAGGTCGTGCATGTGCACTGCCGCTACATTCACTGTCaatgggactgccggagatagctcCATGCTCTATGgcagcatgttatctcctatcctgtggttaggagatAAAGGGGTTATCTGAAGAATAAAAGTTAAGAGTCCAACATTTTTTGTATTTAGTGCATTATTCTAGCaataatctttttctttttttagtattattatagataaaattacgttattttttttacttttattttttttcatttttattttggaaGTTTACACTAAAATGGGAGATAAAATGGTTTCGCCATTTTGTTTTGGTCGTTTTAAAATAACAGGTCATCAGGGCAGAAAATGGGtacggattttttttattttgtgtgcgtgtgtgtgtggtattaatattttttttacataatatgtGCCCTAAAAGATCATACAAGACCTTTGCGGGAACATTCAAACttcatatttattttctttttgaaaatttttttttttggaaaacgTTTATCTTGAGTTTCGGGTGAAGGTACAtaaaggagggaaggaaggaagacCTGGGTAAACAATTGGGCAAGGGATGGAAACAAATGACAAAACAGGTAAGCAAACAATAAGTACAAACAACAACATCAAAAAAACATCTCTGCTGACCAGGCTGATCATTATGTTACAGTCTTTTTAACACTACGGTTTTCCATAGGAGCCCCAGTTACAGAAAAAACAGTCCCTTGTGATTACATGAGTCACGGTCAAGTGATCGCTTGGTCCAATAGAGGCATTGCATAAAAAACCTCAACATGCTGTTGTACACATAAACCATTGTATGTTTTATGTTCTATTCTATGTACATGTCAACGATTTGCTTTATCAGTGACTATGTTTGCTACACATGTATTAGCCCCATAATTTGCTATTCTTTGCGGTCATTATAGTTATTCTGTGTAGTACAGTGAACCACCATGGCAAAGGCTGGGAGGAGAAGCATTGAAGATAGGGAAAACAAGGGTCAGACCAAAAAGAAGCATTGAGCTGGGGTAAAATCTCATATGTAAAAGGATTTTCTGGATTGTCGAAAATCCATCTTCAAATAACTTATTAAGGAACTGAGTTAATAAACGGGCTCCCCTATTCATGACCCTAGTTTaccagccagagcagagagcaacTACAAACAACCTCTCTAAATAATACAGTGTAATACCTAATTTTCCCTGtagtggcgctgtagggaaatgcAACACTTGCTCCTGAATTTCCTCAAAGATTTCAGCTGATTGCTTGAGGTCTTAGAAGTGGGACACAGTGTGATCAGTTTAATGTTGGGGTagccttctaacaaaaaaaaaattccctgaaGCAAACAACACCTTGAAGTTGAGATAGgcttttaacctgttagtgaccaccaatacgcattttcacggcggccactaatgggctttattctggtgcaatagccttttcatggcgccgcatcagaataaataaacagagcaaggAGCCGTTAaatatccctgctctcagctagaaGAGGTAGCTGAggactgggggcgtccctgctcgaacaggtgagatTGATATTTGTATCGATCTCTCCCGTTTAACacctagcgagcgccgcatctgagtggttttggagagcgggagggagctccctctctcatcgcATCGGCACCCAGCAATAAGATCACCGGGTgtcgtgtcttctatggcagctgggggcctaataaaggcccccaggtctgcctgtagtaaatgcctgctaggtcatgccagaggcatggcctagcagatgcctgtcggttttaaacggacaggcactaatacacggCAATACAAAAGTAATGCCGTTTATTATAAAAGCGATGggctgatcgcatattaaagtcccctagtgggactaataaagaagtaaaaaaaaagtttaataaatttcattaaaaaaagtgaaagaaaatgaaaaacccactttttcatcttacaaaatgctttattattaaaaaaaaccaaaataaaataaaaaaagttacacatatttggtatcgccacgtccgtaacgaccccgactagaaagctattacattatttaacccacacggtgaacggcgtaaaaaataaaataaaaaacaatggaaaaattgctgttttctgtgaatcctgccttaaatgtgataaaaagtgatcaaaaagtcgcatgtactccaaaatggtaccaataaaaactacaagtcatcctgcaaaaaaaaagccctcatacagctgcatcagtggaacaataaaaaagatatggctcttcaaatatgaagacacaaaaacaaataattttgaaaaaaatttgtttttactgtgtaaatagtaaaacatacaaaatcgatacaaatttggtatcgttgcaatcgtataacccactgaataaagttattgtgttatttataccacacggtaaacgtcgtagatttaggacgaaaaaaagagtggcgaaatttcaggtttttttctattcccccccaaaaaaaagttaataaaagttaataaataaactatatgtacccaaaaatggtgctattaaaaaatacaacttgtcccgcaaaaaacaagaccttatacagctatgtctacgcaaaaatcaaaaagttatagctcttggaatgcgacaatggaaaaacttaaaaaatagcttggtcattaaggtttaaaataggctggtcattaaggggttaaaggcaaaaGACaatcacagagttttttttagccTTTCTGGCAACAATAgtaaagagcttgtttttttttaccttcccaAGACATGTCATGTTGTCCAGTAGAAATAATGCTCCTAGTTTGTATACCGGATTCATGTTGCATCAGACATGTAACCTCTGTCCCTTTCTTCCATCGTTTTATCGGTATAGTAACAACAGAGGTTTGGTGGAATGTATTGTCTGTATTTTGAATGTGTTGGAAAGTTAGGAGCTCAAGAGGCAAAGATTTGTTATTGAGGAACCACTTAATCCGTAAGGGTTTAGGAAAGTAACGCTCAACATAGCACAGGAAGGTGGCCTCGTGACGAGACTGGATTTCCGAAGGAGAAGGTTCAAAAATCATTAAGATTGGTCTGTGAATTTCTTGAGTTTCTAGgagataaaattaaaataaaatataaatgtaattCTCTGCAGGAATTCAAAATTAAGAATAGATAGAAGATATGTAAAGGAAACACATGCATTCACTGATGAAGCTTCCATGTCCAATTATAAAGTAATGTTACCCGTAGACGTTCTAATGTCTATGAGGACTGGAAGACCCATGCCCTTGTACTGCAGCCGGGGTAAAAAAAGACTAGAAAGGTTGGCTTTCTAATAAAGAATCTATCGTTCTAATCAATATAAGCAGTTTGGCAGCCGCTTATCTCCCTGGCTTCATAGAATTAACATAACAATTCCACCGAGCAAAAAGTTCATGTCAATGAGATAATCACTGAATTAAATTTTTGCCCCAAAAAATTCTTTCAACTGACAATTTTTTGATATCTATGGTTTTAGATAAAGGATTGGAATAGTAAGGAGAGATCATGCATACATCTGTCTGACTAGACAATTTTTGGAATAGGGGCACCTGGATCCACGGAAGCTGAGATACTTCAGCATCTTCTCGGCTTTTCATGGTATTTATGTACATCAATAAGCTTATTGCTTACATAGACAAAAGTTTCTTAATATTTATATCGGAGAAGTTATGGAAACTATTTTATACCGATAACTACAATAAAGCCTGCCATATACATTAGAAAGCTGTCACCCGACTGCTCGTTCACCCAACAGCTACCGATCCCTACTCCCCCATAAACACGCACACTCGGCTCACCTCATTGGAGAGAGAGGAATAAGCGTCTGCTATACACCTCTCCTGgagaacaaaggattgggcatgttgaaatctaacATAGCCAATTCTACTTTCTGCCAGTGACTGTCAGGCTTTCCCCACACACATCTGATCGTCAGCTGAATTTAACCCCCTACCTCCGCAGCGATTTTTAGTTTTTCTTTGGtttttgaatttatttatttttacctcCTAGCCTTCCAAAAtctataacattttaatttttcggTCCTATAAGgtctatttttttgcgggacgagttgcaatTTTTAACAACACCATTGATTATATCGCATAATCTACTGGAAAAAAAAGGATTCCTCGATTGTTTTTCGGGCTTTGTTTTTACAACATTTATCGTGCGGTAAAAAAaacatggtaactttattctgcgggtcaatatgattagggtatgttcacacagcagcgtccgtaacggctgaaattacggggctgttttcaggagaaaaaaatggcactgttcaaataaaaatgaatcatTTAAAATGTTATATTTCAATTACCCTGCACTTTGACCTCCGTGCCTTCCCCAAAGATATACTGGTTAGAGAACCAAACTGCACAGTAGTAGAGACCATCATCATTCTTGTCTGCATTTCCAATTGTTAGTATGAAAGCATTTGCAGACTCCTCAACTTCTGGGATGAATCTTTCAGTAACTCCTTCTCCGTAGGTAAGGCGACTCTTATCTCTTTGACTCACCAGGAACTCGATTTCATTTCCTGGCTTTTGACGGTACCAGGACAGTATATGATATGAAACCTTGCTACCTCTCATGATGCATCTCAGAGTAGGGTTTTTCCCTGCGGTGGTAATGGATGGAAGTGTCTGCTCCAGAGAAGGGACAGCGTTAGGCCCACTGACATCTGCAGAAGCTTTGGGGCCTGCCAAAGAAAGGAATAAAATTGAAAACAGTAACATAATGTAATAAATAGCCCAAATAAACGACATGGTGCTCTGGTATTATGAACGAGCTGGTGTTGTCAATGTTgcttttagcaattttttgtaCACACTCTTCATTTATCtttctcttaggctgggttcacacaacctattttcaggcgtaaacgaggtgtattatgcctcaatttacgcctgaaaatagggctacaatacgtcggcaaacatctgcccattcatttgaatgggtttgccgacgtactgtgccgacgacctgtaatttacgcgtcgtcgtttgacagctgtcaaacgacgacgcgtaaattgactgcctcggcatagaagtgcaggacacttctttgcaacgtaatttgagccgttcttcattgaactcaatgaagagcagctcaagatttacgagcgtcacagacgcctcgcataatacgaggaggagcttttacggctgaaacgaggcagctgttttctcctgaaaacagtctgtcatttcagccgtaaaagcctctcatcgtgtgcacataccctaagggcacattcagacgtggcagaatttttccgctgcaaatgttggtgcagatttggggcgattacgcaacgaatctgcaccaacatttgcatatttgacaggtaattcagacgttgcagaaaacacagcggacttgccacagatttcagtttttgcattgcaaaggatgaaatacgcagtgaaattccgcttcttctccgccacagacagtgcatgctgcagactgaaaattccgcaccgcagcctatggtccgcagcggagttttccgcaacgtctgaactaacttgcctaaaaatgtattgaaacaaatgtaaaaaaaaggccgctgaagaattccactgcggactgtccgcagcggaattccacagcaattctgccacgcctGGACgtgccctaagggcatggccagatgtggcggaattactctggaattccactgtggacactccgcagctgaaatccgcagcggacccgtttctccattcccTTcctcagctttttagtagggttcgtttgcacgttgcggacaattccgctgcggaacataggctgcggtgcggaatttggtatccgcagcacacaatggttgttgcggacgtgtggcggactggttgcggactcattgcggaatttctccattgacttcaatggagattcaaaattccgcaatgaagtccgcagatgtaatgtagatgttatgtgtgctgcggagcgtattggttttttaacatgacatttttcttcattctggctgcacctatgtatttctaggtctacagccagactgaggaagtcaatggggctcccgtaattacgggtgactacgtgtgtgcacccataattacgggtgactacgtgtgtgcacccgtaatttcgggagcgttgctaggagacatcagtaaatagtcactgtccagggtgctgaaagagttaagcgatcggcagtaactgtttctgcaccctggacagtgactaccgatcacaatatacagcaacctgtaaaaaaaatagaagttcatacttaccgagaactccctgcttcttcctccagtccggtttcccaggatgacgttttagtctaagtgacggctgcagccaatcacaggctgcagcggtcacatggactggcgcgtcatccagggaggtcgggctggatgccgaaagagggacgcatcaccaagacaacggccggtaagtatgaaattcttttactttcactagggaaagggctgtcccttctctctatcctgcactgatagagagaagggaagtactttcacctcaatacgcaacggctagtcggcatcaatttactgcacattttgggcagatccgcaacagaatctgcaacgcagattctgtgcggcatcgatgcggacagttgcggaagaattccgccacgtctgggcatgccctaagtctTCAATTCATAGGATATCTAGATACCTCCTGCCAATTAAACATCTccataaaattaatttaaaaaaaaattgttactataaataaaatatattcataCTTAAAAGCGTTAAGATTGTTGTGATATAACACAATCAATTTTGATCTTAGTATCCTGTGTCCTGCGCCCTCACCATTGGATTTATTAGGGCTGACAATTTTATAGTGACAGCCTGTGGACTATTAAATGGCCCCAGGGCTGAGTTGTGATAATgcctgttaaataaagtttaacaaagctaaaaaaaaaatatagcaaaagtaaaagtaagaataaaaaccaattattgaaaaaaacatatgcaataaaaatgtgtttaaaaaaaaaggttagaaTTGCGTTATTTGATGACTTATTTATTTTGCattcctctaaaaaaaaaaaaaaatatgctgctACGTGAATGAAAAAACGGAAAAAATGTATAGCTGTCAGAAAGCAGGTAATAACTAGTATCGTCTGCATCTTTGTCTCCAAAATTGTCCGGTTCCTTAACTAACCAGTGAGAAAAACCCAATAATACATACAAAAAGATACAAAAGTTATCAAAATTGTAGCAAAAACaagttgattttttttcaaagattgtttaaaaaatgtagatatttatTCTGTATTACttgaccttaaaaaaaaaatatgaataatgaTTTTTGACATGTTTCTTTTACAAAAATATGTTAAAtcttaaaataaatttaaaaaatctcaCGATCATGAAATAATTGTGTACCTACATAAAAATCAAAAATAAATCTTTCTAGAACTCGTATATAATTTTCTTAAGAAAAGAGAATTACATAacatattactattattataattCCCGCTGTGAAGTTCACTTTCTTATGTActatcaatattctcatttatatTTTTAGGTTTTACATCACTTTAAGTTTAATTATTTTAGCAATATTTACCTCTAATATATGTGACAATATGAAATCATTTTAGGTAAAAAGTGTCGGCATAAATTTCCGAAAGTAACAACGTTGCAAGAAGAATATTGCGCCATTCTAAATTCATGCTTTTTTTGTACCATAACATTTTGGTTTCAGCATAAAATACAAGGACCAAATATTTCTAGTCTTTTTTAGCATCTGTGCCAGAGATATTTGTCctacaaatgtaatattttttatatttactgaCCTGCCACATAGAGGAGAAATGGGATCATCAAGTTTTTCATTCTGCTATGGCTTTGTGACAAAGATGGCCACAACCAAGGAGTGTTAGTGTTCTTttttcagccccccccccccctcttctacCCCAATTATTTCCTGCGTTCAATGCTAGAAATTTACCATATAAGGAGTTAAAACCAAAAAAACTCAAAGACGACCTGTGATTATAACTA belongs to Rhinoderma darwinii isolate aRhiDar2 chromosome 8, aRhiDar2.hap1, whole genome shotgun sequence and includes:
- the LOC142658798 gene encoding immunoglobulin kappa light chain-like yields the protein MRGSKVSYHILSWYRQKPGNEIEFLVSQRDKSRLTYGEGVTERFIPEVEESANAFILTIGNADKNDDGLYYCAVWFSNQYIFGEGTEVKVQETQEIHRPILMIFEPSPSEIQSRHEATFLCYVERYFPKPLRIKWFLNNKSLPLELLTFQHIQNTDNTFHQTSVVTIPIKRWKKGTEVTCLMQHESGIQTRSIISTGQHDMSWEECDPLILIAEELSPTKNKTEEKTFVISPDSVNVLQVAFVTYSGLLCVSVSYGVLLSIFLIKRKLCKSKAVEETVINDCPRAE